The Deltaproteobacteria bacterium genome contains the following window.
CGTGGTAGCGGCCCGGCGCGTGATCTTCCGTGACCGGTGGCGCCGACGGCGCGTCGCGAAGTCCCGTGCGCGCCGGGCCGTCGAAACCATCGGGTGGGTGGGGGCGGCGCTCGCCATCCGCTGGGCACTGCTCGATGCCTACGTCGTGCCGTCCGGCAGCATGCTTCCGACTCTCCTGATCGGCGACCGGATGTTCGTCGACAAGACGGCGTATGGGCTGCGCGTGCCGTTCACGACCACATGGCTCGTCCGTTGGGCCACACCCGCACGCGGTCAGGTGGTGATCTTCGTCGACCCGGCGGACTCGACGCGAATTTTGGTCAAGCGCGTCGTCGCCGTTGCCGGCGATCGTCTCCAGTGGGACGAGCGAGGCCTCGTATTGAACGGCATCCCGGTCGCGCAGCGGCCGCTACCGGATGGCAAGCGGTGGCATAGCGAGGTTCCGCGCGGCATCCCAGTCGTATGCGGCGGTGATCGAATCGCTCGGCGACCGCCCCCACCGGATGCTCGTCGGGCCCGACAGTACGCATGAGCCCGGGACGATCGTGGTGCCAGCGGGATACGTGTTCGTGTTCGGGGACATGCGGCCCCTTGCCCGCGACAGCCGAAATTTCGGACCGGTCGCGATCGATACCGTTGTCGGGCGAGCCGCCGTCGTTTGGCTGAGCTGTACGGCGCCGCTCTTTACCAATGGGTGGCTCTGCGATCCGCGTACGATCCGTTGGGAAAGGATCGGCCACGGCGTCCAGTGAACAAAGTCTACGCCTTTACGACGATAACCCTGCCCCCTTCTGCCGAGGGAATCACATCCAAGACCCGCGACATCATCGGCCGCAGGTCGCCGATGTCGTTGCTCCGGGCGGCTATCACCACTACCGCGATATCGAGTCCCCCGAGGCTTGCTGGAACTCGATGCCCTGGTCGACGGTCAGAAAGATGTCGAACGCACCGGCCGCCTTCCGAAGCAGCGACCCGTTTCTCGTGCCAGCCCACCCCATTTTCGCGACCGTTCGCACGTCATGGCCCGGGAGGTCGTGACGCAGCTTTCGCGGTGCGCACTCATCCAGCAGCACGCGCACGGGATTCCAGATGGCTAACAGGCATGAGCGAGGGCCAGGTCCTTGCCCACTTCCCGAGCCTGTGCTCGGAAGACGTACGTGCGTGTCTCGCGTTCGCCGCCGTACGTGACGCCGCCTCGCGATGGGGCGGCCACGGTAGCTCAAGGCGGCGGGTTTCAGGCCGCCTTCTCGGGCGCGTAGTGCAGGACGAGCAGCTGGCGTGCTCGTACCGGCACGAGCGCGTAGGTTTCGCCTCCGTCGTCGCTGAACTCGACCTCGAAGGTGTCGTCACCGAGCGTCTCGACCACCCTGCCGACCTGTCCGCGCCGAAGCGTGTGCGCTGGAATGGCCTCAGTCAGGGCCACGACATCGAGTAGCTGAATCGCGTCCTTCATCGTGTTTCCCTCGTGCGGACAACGTGGCAGGTGATGAACCTCGGAAAAGCTTCGTTGCGACGAATCATCCAGCGGCTGCGGACGACGGCGCGCCTACCGCCGCGCACCATCTCGAACTCTATCACGTAGTGCTCGCCATGATCGTTCTCTGTCGTGTTGTCAAAGGGGCCTCTCCTATCCGTCTTGCGGGACGGGGACCGAGGGGGGTAGGGTCACTGGCATGCAGGTCGAGCTGACCGATCGAGCGCGCCGAGCGCTGGAGGCCCTGCAACCCGAGTCCGAGCCGGGGGCGGCGATCGAGGCCGTCACGCTCGACGCGCTCCGGTCCCGCTTGCGCGACTGTCTCGCCGAAATCGGGGCGTTCGAGGCCCGGTACGGCTGCCCGTTCGAGGACCTCGCGCGCGAGTGGGGTTCGCGGCCATCCGGCGCCGCTCACGCCCACGCCGCCGAGCGCGACTACATGGAGTGGGAGGCGCTCACGATGGAGCGTGCGGAGATCCTTGCACTCCTTCGCGAGCTGACAACGGCGCCGCGTGCGCCGGTTTGACCATCCCGGCGACTTCGAGGCCGCGCTTACGGAAGCCGCTGCGGCTGTGCTGCCGGCGGCTCGCGTCGTTCGCATTCGGCGCACCATCGTCGCCACGAAGCTCCGCATCGAGCTCGGTCCCGTCCGCTTCGTCGACTGCTTCTTCAACGCCCGGAACCAACGGATGGACCTGAGCGTCATCGAGAACGGCGAGCGTGTGCTCGGGTATGACAACCTCGGCGGCTGGCATCGGCATCCCTGGGGACGGCCAAACATCCACGAGCCGTGCGAGGCGCCGACTCTGGACGCGGTGCTGCGAGAGATCGCCGTCGTTACGGAATAGGGACGAAGGTCGGGAAACGCGCGAAGGTCCGATAATCAGCGATTGATCGGGATAGGGGGCAGCGGATCGTCCGCTGCTCCCCTCCCACACCACCGGACGTACGGGTCCGTATCCGGCGGTTCGGATCGTTGAGGTCAGCGCGCCAACCTTGGGACTCCGATGCCGTCAAAGTAGGTGTTGGGCAAAGCAGTTTGGAGCGCGACGTGACCAGCCGTCCTCCACCAGCGTTTGCAGTAGGCCGCGACTTGCGCGACATGGCGCGTCGAGAGACCTCGGGCGCGTAGCTCGCGGAAGACCTTGGCCCCCCGCCCCCACTGCTTCAGTTGCACCAGTCTGAGTCGCCGGCGAATCCAGGTCGTTATTAGCGCCGAGTCGACATAATCGGCGATTATCGGACCTACGCCCGGAATCGTCCCTGTCGGTGCCCCCTGCCAAGCGCAAATCGCTACCGTGCCTGGCCCCCAGGGACCGCAAGGCGAGCCCGGACCGTCGGGTGCCTCCGGGGCTCAAGGACCTTCTGGTCCGCAGGGTCTCCAGGGAGATGTCGGGCCGTCCGGACCGCCAGGGCCAACGGGCACGCAGGGTCCGATTGGCCAGCAAGGCGACCCTGGGCCGCAAGGACCACCAGGCCCGCCCGCGCCGGACATAAGCGTCCGCGCCTTCACGGCTACGCCTGTTCCCGTGCCATACGGGGTTGCTGCACGGCCGTGACCGCGCCGGTCTCGCCGTCGGTGATCGCCTCGCGGCGGGCGCGGCGCCGATAGAACGCGCGGAGCGCGCGGACGTGGACGGCGAGCACCTTCCGGCAGAGCGCGTGATCGAA
Protein-coding sequences here:
- the lepB gene encoding signal peptidase I; translation: MIFRDRWRRRRVAKSRARRAVETIGWVGAALAIRWALLDAYVVPSGSMLPTLLIGDRMFVDKTAYGLRVPFTTTWLVRWATPARGQVVIFVDPADSTRILVKRVVAVAGDRLQWDERGLVLNGIPVAQRPLPDGKRWHSEVPRGIPVVCGGDRIARRPPPPDARRARQYA
- a CDS encoding S26 family signal peptidase — protein: MVPAGYVFVFGDMRPLARDSRNFGPVAIDTVVGRAAVVWLSCTAPLFTNGWLCDPRTIRWERIGHGVQ
- a CDS encoding DUF4926 domain-containing protein, which translates into the protein MKDAIQLLDVVALTEAIPAHTLRRGQVGRVVETLGDDTFEVEFSDDGGETYALVPVRARQLLVLHYAPEKAA